The sequence GTGAGAAACTTCTGGCTGCTCTTCGTTCCGGTTGCACCAAGGTTGTTCTGCCTGCAGAAAATCGTGAGGATGTAGCCTCATTAAGTGATGATGTTACCGGACACCTGGAACTGGTTTATGTTGAAACATTGGACGATGCAATTCCACATCTGCTTTGTGCTCAGTAAAGATTTTCACCTCATATAGTAATGGGACTTCTCTGGCTCCACGAAAGACTCTCTTCTTTCATGGAGCCTTTTTTATAGAAACTCCCTTTGATTGCTATTGTTGTATTCTGTTACGCGGTTTCATTCTGCAACAGTATTTCCCCAGTAAACAGCTTGTTTTTGTTTAATTGTTGTTATTTCGGTTGATTACCTGTGTCTTCCTTTTTTTGTTCCCTTCAGTCAGACGTTTTTCCATCAGCGTAAGTGAAAAAGAGTGTTGCAGGCTGCAATGATCCGAGGAATGTAACATTTTCTCAAAACGTAGAATCCCCATGGGAGCAGTGTAATGTGCTGACAATACAGGATAAAAGAAAGTTGTTCAATCTGGCACACCATGTGCAAGGTAACTGGCAGAAAGACGATAAGGAAATCTTCACTCACAATCATAAATAAGGAGAACATTATGGGATTCACTGACTGGTTTGGATTAGCTATAAAGAAAAATAAAGACGTTGACGTACAAAAGATCAAAAAACAGAGCGTGGATATGGGCGCTATGGCATCCGGCAGCCCATCTGTGGCAGCCGAGGCCCTGGGCAGAATGGTTGACCAGAACAACGCTCCGACAAAAGTTCTTATGGTGCAGGATGGGGAATATATGCAACAGGTAACAGACTATGCTCTCAAAATGGCACAACGTCTCGACTGTGAAATCATTGCGCTTGATGTCACAGACAAACCGTTGCAGTTCTCAGGTGAACGAAAAGCAAGGGAAAGTGAACGATTTATTGAGATGGCGGCCAAAAATGCAGAACAGTTCATCAACCAGGCTACTGCTCAGGGGATTAAAGTTGCTCATATCATGGATATCGCCGCGCCCGAAGAAGTGGTTGCCAGAGTAAGTGCTGCCGATGCAGGAATTCGCTATGTTCTGAGTAAACCTGAAGGGGAAAATGCTACTGCTGACCAGCAGCGCCCCCATGTACCAGTTTTTGATCTTCACTGTTCACGTTTATAATTTTTGGTCAATAATAAGAGGAGTAATATTATGGAACCCCTAACACTTTTTGCCGCAACCGTTGGACTTATTGGAAGTATCCACCTTGTATCCACCACCTTTGAACGCTTTGGCAAAGGACGATATGACAAGGGGAATCAGCAGGGCAAAAGAAATGACTGGTACTGTTTTTTTCAGCCATCTGATCTTCTGGGTGAAGACTGGAACAAAACTGAAAATAGAAATGATCGGCCAAGCCTTGGTAACTCTGAACGTCTTGATCAGGCACGTAGGCAACAGGCAAACCGCCCACGCATGCAGGTCTGAAATTCAAATAGAATATTTTTCCCTTACTTAATTACTTCCTGGGTAATTTGTGGGGAGCGAAAGAGAGCTGTCACCGTACTGGTGGCAGCTCTCTTTCGTTTTCAGCTACCATCGACGTCCTTTTCCGTGCATTATCCTTTAGAAACAGGTAACCTGCAGAAATGTTGAATATGGTTGTGTAGGGGGATATGCCTGCTTGCTATTTCTTTGTGACTCTCTAATCTGACTAAATCTTGTTAAATAGTCATTGTTTTGCATTTTGTTTTTAAAACGCTAAAATAGACATGGGAGTTATCTTGAACAAGAAGGGGTGAATTCTTGAAACAGGAGTAAACACAATGAAAGGTGAAAAGAATTCCCGACTGGGGTGTGCGGTTGCGGTTGTAATAGTCTTATTGATCGCCATTGCAACTTCTCTGTATTTCCAAAATGAAAAACAGCAGTCTTTAGTGACAAATGATGGCATTTCATGGATTGATGCAGTTGAAGAGTGCAAAAGAAAATACGAGGCGCATCTTCCTTCTGGACAAATCAAGGCACCAAACTGTCGGAAACGAACTGAAGATAATGAGTATTTTTATTTTTCCTGGAGTAAACCACTTGCGATCCTTGTAAAAAGATCCGACGGCAAAATCACCAAGATTGCGGGGAAATGTCAAGTCTCAAAGGAAAGCGGTGAGATTGTATCGATGACTTTAGGGAAAACCGTATTAGTGAATAAGTAAGAAAATAAAAATTAAAAAGCATCTATTCTTTTTTTTTCAGTCGTTGCTGAGCCTGTTCCAGAATTTCTGCAAGACTCAGAATCTTTGGTTTTGGAGGCTCAAAGATTTTCTCCTGTTCTGTGGCTGAGTAATTTTCACTGATAAATTCCTGGATTGGAAAATGCTCAAACCAACAGTCAAGGACCTTGCTGCAGGGAATACCTTTGTTAGCTGTTCTACAATATTCGAAAGTAAGAAAGTGGCCAAGCATCTTGCAATAACCTTCCCTGGTATCATGTTCATTTTTCATTACTATGCTCCCGCTTTTTTATGATGTGTGAATATGTAAATATACCACTGCAATCTTTTTCTGGCGAGAATTGAAAAGCTTTTATGCAAATGAAAAGAAAATCAGCCCTAACTCCTTTGGAAATATATAAACTCCTTGATCAGAGCAACTGTAAACGTTGCATGCTGCCAAGTTGTCTTGCATTTGCAGCAGCTGTTATTGGTGGTCAGAAAAAGCTTGAGGATTGTCCCTCTCTTTCCGAGGAAAGTAAACAGTTATTATCTGTGAATCTTGTACAGCGTAGAACGTCGGACGATATTCGTGCCGAATTTATGGAAAAACTGAAGGAACAAGTTGGAAACCTGGAGTTTTCATCGGTGGCAGAGCGTGTTGGAGGAGAGTGCGGGAAGCAGTGTGATATCCTCAGTATACGATCGCTCGGCAAAGAATTTTATGTTGATCATTGTGGTGTGGTGCGCTCCGAATGTCATATCATTCCCTGGGTTGAAGCACCTCTGCTTTCCTATATTTGCAATCCTGATCATCAGCAGATTACTGGAAACTGGATCTCTTTTCGGGAAATCAAAGGCGGAATCGAATGGCGGGGTCTTTTCCGAAGTCGTTGTGAAACTCCGCTTAGAATTCTTGCGGACAAGTATCCCGAACTTCTTGCAGACATTGTTGAACTTTTCCTGGGAAAAGAGGTTGAGGGGTTTGAGGCAGATATTGCACTTGTCCTGCATCCGTTCCCCCACGTTCCCATCCTTATCTGCTATCAGGCCTCGGATGGAGATATAGAGTCAGAACTGAATATATTCTTTGATGAATGCTGTGGGGTGAACCTGCACGTAAAGTCAATTTATACTCTCTGTGCAGGGCTGGTCAAAATGTTTGAGCAGATAGCCAGGAATCACTATTGATTCCTACAGACAATTGTTGAGCACTGCTTCAATTTTTTCACTATCGTAATCTTGCATCCGCCATACTTTGGCGAGGGTGAGTGCGTTCTCTGCAATTTTGGGAATATCTTCCTTCGGGATATTGAGCGCGCTGATAGTAGTTGGCGAACTGATCGCTTTGAACCATGACTCCAGGGCGTTGATTCCTTCTTCTGCTTTTTCTGAACTACTCCCCTTGCGAATGTCAAAGACCCGATCTGCAAATTGGGAAAAACGCTGGGGTTTTGTGGCAGCGTGGTAACGCATCCATCCCGGAATAATGGCAGAAAGGCCTGCACCGTGAGGAACATTGTAAAAGGCTGAGAGGGAATGTTCTATCATATGCATGGGAAAACCGACCTTTCCAAGTCCTGCCCCTGTCAATCCATTCAGTGCAAGTGTTGCGGTCCACATAAGGTCTGCCCGTGCTTGATAGTCATTGGGGGTATTCAGAACTCTGTTGCAGCTTTCCATGGCATTGATTACCAGGCCTTCCATCAGTCTATCCTGAACAGGAGTATAGGGGTCTTCCTTCGTGAAATAGAATTCAAGCACGTGGGCCACAGCATCAACAGCACCATAGGCTGTGTAATCGGCAGGGACGGAACAGGTAACAGCAGGATCGAGGATGGATGTTTTTGGAAATAACAGTTTATTGGCAAAACCAAATTTCTGTGATGTCGTCTCGTTGGTTATAACCATTCCTGAATTCATTTCAGAACCGGAGGCCGCAAGGGTGAGCACGGTGGTGAGGGGAAGGGTTGACTTAATACTTTTTTTCCCAGTGAAAAATTTCCATACGTCGTGTTGAACTGTGGCTCCTGCACAGATTGCCTTAGCTTCATCTATAACTGATCCTCCGCCAACTGCACAAATCACATCACATTTGTTATCTTTTGCAAGCTGTATACCCACCTGCACATGCGAAAGAAGCGGGTTGGACTGCACACCGCCGTGCTCTGTGATTGTCGCTCCTGCAGCGCCGAGTGATTGAGTAACCTCTTTATAAAGGCCGTTTTTCTTTATGGATCCGGATCCATAAACCAGAAGAACATTTTTTCCAAAAAGAAGCGTTTCCTCTCCAATTGAAGACACAGTATTTTTACCGAACAGGATCTTGGTTGGGTTGTGAAAGACAAAATTTTGCATGGAATATACCTGGCTGAGAGTAGGGATTGAATGTGTGGTTTCAGGTTGTTTTTGAGGGGTATGTCAGGCAGTAATGGTTTGCGTGAATGTTTGGGTTAAATCAATAAAGGCATCAAGGTCAAGTGTCTCTGCCCGTGTTCCAGGTGAAAGTCCAGATTTCTTGATACAGTCTCTGGTGAGCTCTTTCTCTTTCTTTTTATCACCGTTTGCAATTTCCTTGAAAAAACCACCACCAGTGAGAGTGTTGAGCAGAGTTTTTCTCCTCTGGCTGAAGGCTGCACGGACAATCTTTTGAAAAAGAAGTCTGTCATAGATTCTGCTGCCGATGGCCTCTGTGGCGGAAAAATCAATAAAAACTACTATGGAGTCAATCTTGGGTCGGGGGTGAAACTCGGCAGGTTTCAAGGTTAGTAGTGATTTTACCGTGGCGCAGCTTTTTAGTAACACCGTGGGGATACCATATTGTTTCGTTCCAGGTTCGGCAGTGAGACGGTCTGCCACCTCTTTTTGGAGCATTATGGTGGCCCAGTCCATTTTTTCCTGATTCGCTATAAGCGTAAATAAAAAAGGATTTGAAATGGAGTAGGGGAGGTTGGCCATAATTTTCAGGGGGCCTTTGCTGAGTTTGTAGAGTTCCTCAAAATCAGCCTTGAGGATATCCTGATGGATCAAGGTGACATTGGCGGGAAGATCTTCCTTTTCCTGATGAAATCGAACAATACCACTATCCACTTCCAGGCCGATTACCTGCGAGGCACGGTTAGCAATAGGCTGGGTGAGTGCGCCAAGGCCAACTCCCACCTCAATTATAATGTCACTCTCGGTGATTGGACCACAGCGGGCAACGGCTTCAGCGGTAGCCCTGTTGACAAGAAAATTTTGCCCAAGTTGTTTTTTTGGGGCAAGATTTTCTTCTCTGAGTGATTTTCTGGTTTCACCGTATCGGGTCATGAATTTCCTTTTTCTGTTTAATCGTTTTCTTTTTGGCCCGGAGGATATGTCTCTCTCTGCGTTTTTCTCTGATTTTGAGAAAGAGGCGCAGGGTGAAAAAATACCAGAAAACCGCAGTTGGAAGAGCTAAGATCATTCCGCCACTCAACATGACAATGATAATTTCAGTCCCCTGATTGGCAAGCATGGTAACGGATTGTTTGAAACCGTGCTCTGAAATAATAACGTTGAGAATAGTATGAATTGTTTCCCAGTTGACTTTATAGGGTGTAATAAAGTTTCCAATAACCATGCTCAGGTAATATATCGGAATGTAGGTGAAGGGGTTGCTGATTACAAGACTGGAAAAAAGACCAGCCATGGTTGAGGTTCTAGTCATCACACAGACTGCTATGATTCCAATGGTGTGGAACGGCATCACCGGCATTGTCCCGATTAACGCACCAATGCAGGCTCCCCAGGCGATATCCTTCGGGGCACCCTTGATCCTCACAAATTTGAGGTAATAAAATTTTTTCAGCCGCGTAAAGTTCATATTATATATTAGCAGAATTTGTCTGGCAATCTAACCACCTGATCAAGAAAAATACAATATAAGTTGAATTTGAAAGCTGAAAATACTTTCAGGCTTGTTGTGTGCCCTTACCTGTAGTTGAGAATATGTTTTTTACGTTTCTTTTCGCGGATTTTCAGAAAGAGCTGTAATGACATATAATAACCGACAACTGTGAACGGCAGAGCCAAAATCGACCCGCCGACAAGTAAAACAATAACTGCTTCATATCCGAGTCCGGCAAGGGCATGCAGAGATTCCATAATCCCGGGTTTAGCAACTATAATGTCCAGCACAGCTTTCATCCGTTCCCAGGAAAATTCATAGGGGGTTGCTGCATTGCCGATTACTATTGAAAAGTAATACTGGGGGATATAGGTGAGTGGGTTACAGACAATCACGGAGGCTAGTATAGCAGCAATTGGTGAGGTTCTGGTGAGAAAGGTGACCAGCAGGTTAAGGACAGTATGAAAGGGAATTATGGGTGTTATTCCAAGAAATGTACCAACGGCTGTTCCTCTGGCAAGGTATTTGGGATCACCTTGAAGGCGGGTGAATTTCAGGTAATAGTAGCGGAATGTGCGTTTGGGGTTCATGGAGTTTATGCCAGTAAGGAACGGCAGTAAACGTCACTGTCATACGAAAAATGAGAATTCTGGCGATGCTGGTGAACGCCTGCGATTGCGATCATGGCGCCATTGTCGGTGCAGTAGGCTGGACGAGGTACATAGAGCCTGTTTCCTTCGTCCTGGCAGCGCTTTTCCATGTGTCGTCGAAGTCGTGGGTTAGAGGAAACCCCGCCACCCAGAACCACCGTATGGATATTCTGCTGAGTGGCGGCAAGCATGGTCTTTTCCACAAGAATGTCAACTACCGCTTCCTGGAAGGAGGCGCAGATATCTGCAATCTGCAGAGGGTTTTTCTTTTGACCTTCGTTGTTGCAGTGGTTTAATACTGCCGTTTTCAGTCCCGAAAAACTAAAATCCAGAGAGTCTTTTTCAAGCCATGAGCGTGGGAATTTTATGGCATCTGGCGTTCCGGATTGGGCTTCCCTTGATATGATTGGTCCACCGGGGTACGGGAAACCAAGGAGTTTAGCGACCTTGTCAAAGGCCTCCCCTGCTGCATCATCACGGGTTCTACCAAGAAGGGTGAAGCTCGTATAACTGTCTGCCCGGTAAATAGAGCTTGTTCCTCCGGAAACAATAAGCGCGATAAAGGGGAATTCCGGCTTATCTTCTTCAAGAAAAACAGACAGAATGTGGCCAGCCATATGATCCACACCGACACAGGGGATTTTGCTCACGTAGGAGAGTGCCTTGGCATAGGAAAAACCGACAAGTAAAGACCCTATCAGCCCTGGCCCCTGGGTTACTGCGAGAAGATCAATATCCTTCAGGTTGACTTCTGCTCGCGCCAGGGCTTCATTGACAACGGGAACAATGGATTCAAGGTGATTTCGTGATGCGAGTTCCGGTACGACTCCACCAAAACGAGTATGGATACTGTCCTGGCTGGTGAGAACGGAGGAGAGTAGTCTGCAATCATCCTGTAGCACTGCAGCGGCGGTATCATCACAGGAGCTTTCAATTCCTAGTGTCAGCATTTTTATTGCCTGTTTTTTTACAGTCGCCATTGGCAGCAGAATAAATAACTACTGGCAGAAAAGGCGCAATCGGGGTAAGAGGAGGCCAATATATTAGTCCTTACCATCAAAGTCAATGGTGTGTAGGATATAGAAGTCCGTATATAAATATTATCTGCAATTATTCTTTCTCAAATGTAAGTATATGAGTACATCTGACCAGAACATACATTCCAGTAATGAGCTAGTTGATATGTTTTCACGAACTATCTCCTATCTTCGCCTCTCTCTGACAGATCGCTGTAATCTCCGCTGTGTCTACTGTATGCCTGTCGACAATGATAAGGGGCTCGAAGTGCTGCAGCATGAAGATTTGCTGAGCTATGAAGAGCTTCTGCGTATAGTCAAGTTGGTGGTGGGTATGGGGATGAATAAAATTCGTCTCACAGGCGGAGAGCCATTGGTGCGGCGTGGAGTTATGAATTTTATTGAGAGCTTGTCGCAAATTAATGGACTTGATGAGATTCGCCTGACCACCAATGGTGTTCTGTTGCATGAAAAAGCAGAGGGATTGTATCGTGCAGGTATTCGTAAACTGAATATTTCACTGGACAGTATGCGCCCCGAGCGTTTCATGAAAATAACGGGAGTTGATCTTTTTCACAGAGTCTGGCAGGGAATCGAAACTGCAGAGCGTCTTGGTTTTGACGTCAAACTCAATGTGGTTGCAATGAAAGGGGTAAATGATGACGAGTTTGTTGATTTTGCCAGACTTGCAGTGGAAAAACCGTATCAGGTCCGCTTTATCGAG comes from Desulfocapsa sulfexigens DSM 10523 and encodes:
- a CDS encoding adenine nucleotide alpha hydrolase family protein, with product MGFTDWFGLAIKKNKDVDVQKIKKQSVDMGAMASGSPSVAAEALGRMVDQNNAPTKVLMVQDGEYMQQVTDYALKMAQRLDCEIIALDVTDKPLQFSGERKARESERFIEMAAKNAEQFINQATAQGIKVAHIMDIAAPEEVVARVSAADAGIRYVLSKPEGENATADQQRPHVPVFDLHCSRL
- a CDS encoding DUF3786 domain-containing protein; the protein is MKRKSALTPLEIYKLLDQSNCKRCMLPSCLAFAAAVIGGQKKLEDCPSLSEESKQLLSVNLVQRRTSDDIRAEFMEKLKEQVGNLEFSSVAERVGGECGKQCDILSIRSLGKEFYVDHCGVVRSECHIIPWVEAPLLSYICNPDHQQITGNWISFREIKGGIEWRGLFRSRCETPLRILADKYPELLADIVELFLGKEVEGFEADIALVLHPFPHVPILICYQASDGDIESELNIFFDECCGVNLHVKSIYTLCAGLVKMFEQIARNHY
- a CDS encoding iron-containing alcohol dehydrogenase codes for the protein MQNFVFHNPTKILFGKNTVSSIGEETLLFGKNVLLVYGSGSIKKNGLYKEVTQSLGAAGATITEHGGVQSNPLLSHVQVGIQLAKDNKCDVICAVGGGSVIDEAKAICAGATVQHDVWKFFTGKKSIKSTLPLTTVLTLAASGSEMNSGMVITNETTSQKFGFANKLLFPKTSILDPAVTCSVPADYTAYGAVDAVAHVLEFYFTKEDPYTPVQDRLMEGLVINAMESCNRVLNTPNDYQARADLMWTATLALNGLTGAGLGKVGFPMHMIEHSLSAFYNVPHGAGLSAIIPGWMRYHAATKPQRFSQFADRVFDIRKGSSSEKAEEGINALESWFKAISSPTTISALNIPKEDIPKIAENALTLAKVWRMQDYDSEKIEAVLNNCL
- the rsmA gene encoding 16S rRNA (adenine(1518)-N(6)/adenine(1519)-N(6))-dimethyltransferase RsmA, yielding MTRYGETRKSLREENLAPKKQLGQNFLVNRATAEAVARCGPITESDIIIEVGVGLGALTQPIANRASQVIGLEVDSGIVRFHQEKEDLPANVTLIHQDILKADFEELYKLSKGPLKIMANLPYSISNPFLFTLIANQEKMDWATIMLQKEVADRLTAEPGTKQYGIPTVLLKSCATVKSLLTLKPAEFHPRPKIDSIVVFIDFSATEAIGSRIYDRLLFQKIVRAAFSQRRKTLLNTLTGGGFFKEIANGDKKKEKELTRDCIKKSGLSPGTRAETLDLDAFIDLTQTFTQTITA
- a CDS encoding DUF2062 domain-containing protein, yielding MNFTRLKKFYYLKFVRIKGAPKDIAWGACIGALIGTMPVMPFHTIGIIAVCVMTRTSTMAGLFSSLVISNPFTYIPIYYLSMVIGNFITPYKVNWETIHTILNVIISEHGFKQSVTMLANQGTEIIIVMLSGGMILALPTAVFWYFFTLRLFLKIREKRRERHILRAKKKTIKQKKEIHDPIR
- a CDS encoding DUF2062 domain-containing protein, which gives rise to MNPKRTFRYYYLKFTRLQGDPKYLARGTAVGTFLGITPIIPFHTVLNLLVTFLTRTSPIAAILASVIVCNPLTYIPQYYFSIVIGNAATPYEFSWERMKAVLDIIVAKPGIMESLHALAGLGYEAVIVLLVGGSILALPFTVVGYYMSLQLFLKIREKKRKKHILNYR
- the tsaD gene encoding tRNA (adenosine(37)-N6)-threonylcarbamoyltransferase complex transferase subunit TsaD gives rise to the protein MLTLGIESSCDDTAAAVLQDDCRLLSSVLTSQDSIHTRFGGVVPELASRNHLESIVPVVNEALARAEVNLKDIDLLAVTQGPGLIGSLLVGFSYAKALSYVSKIPCVGVDHMAGHILSVFLEEDKPEFPFIALIVSGGTSSIYRADSYTSFTLLGRTRDDAAGEAFDKVAKLLGFPYPGGPIISREAQSGTPDAIKFPRSWLEKDSLDFSFSGLKTAVLNHCNNEGQKKNPLQIADICASFQEAVVDILVEKTMLAATQQNIHTVVLGGGVSSNPRLRRHMEKRCQDEGNRLYVPRPAYCTDNGAMIAIAGVHQHRQNSHFSYDSDVYCRSLLA
- the moaA gene encoding GTP 3',8-cyclase MoaA; this translates as MSTSDQNIHSSNELVDMFSRTISYLRLSLTDRCNLRCVYCMPVDNDKGLEVLQHEDLLSYEELLRIVKLVVGMGMNKIRLTGGEPLVRRGVMNFIESLSQINGLDEIRLTTNGVLLHEKAEGLYRAGIRKLNISLDSMRPERFMKITGVDLFHRVWQGIETAERLGFDVKLNVVAMKGVNDDEFVDFARLAVEKPYQVRFIEFMPVGDRSTWNEASYISSTELKKRIGDIGVLEPLPGSKMDGPARVYSLTSVDGLQGRVGFISPISHHFCDTCNRLRLTSAGRLRACLLNDKEADLKSLLRKGATDDEIKGLIRQTILDKPKGHTLAEDQARCSGQMSRIGG